One Salvelinus sp. IW2-2015 linkage group LG35, ASM291031v2, whole genome shotgun sequence DNA segment encodes these proteins:
- the LOC111958693 gene encoding trithorax group protein osa isoform X2 — translation MREERKVCRFPDYVMNLHLLPVVLSLAVILSVTLSQDLVSIQFKSDPVLVQTGTDAVFTVVTVSQVFSITWGYPGGVTPLGLWVGGSAVLNTVTQYQGRVTITATQLRISSAQLGDAGNYTVKVDPSPTTGLAQNSRFIQLRVFDAVDGVSMFVPSVALEGGNVSVRCTWTKGTETSVMWGKGGSVLTSNSRVTIKGGDLVINPARREDAGVYTCTVANLVSAQTASKTITVYYGPDTPVLSNDSPVDCLGGADAVLGQTIRLTCVSDSLPPATFSWQYNNEPVASGQPDSGVFSLQTFSTNQSGQYKCVASNAITGATSEQGTDLAIVGTCLSAGAVAGIVIGCVVALILIIIAIVLLVRWRRVDRRLKEATGQKRNPELMLTPPEPPPPGTRTLGRGQHSVPPDGRENTHTPPRDTNTLQHNGHANSNGFPHNAQHPNANSFPQDGTTQDHNTFTHTAAPQNANTLNTLPQMTQNHPNNPNILIQAGSTQVGVNLTTLPHDQQNINAQLPTVHVHLNSYPTNGQQPNQQSQQQFTSPQDSTMQRSAINVANGASALQVQNNNPQTFTQTGQSYTNPRMQIGSSYPGDPSQVDHSNLDTGPQVSTGPVPTGYTHGGQSHTLQRNANTQACQRDQATDTQPRHIDPAAGSSVPRDASHATPSASSHHQQMPWNRLRGTPGYPNNSPRRVQTSPDSSYTSDSTESPSQAGRFQPHTRRSGPGAQIQSPTPRKAAPTAGRQAQNLPHTHGTNNPPGAPSHTQSHISPHVHDTPRQRARQDVRAQSQITAQTASQSQTGPRQQNASHSHHNPQPQQQGPGAPQGLITNMPRGPTLDTQTLTNPNHIPQTQTRIQYGRGNKPMIPQPTQDQRQTATQGWGAISQPVTQNPSSLTQTALEMHTLTTPNPFHNRNHQTQAALLNTQARGRNPGHQRPPTPPPVIPLAQFQTIPRERTQHQSPNRGPTGPLRPPVNVHTTQRHPNAHPAHRHPGAAMPANLHSGNGHHVHADNTHRHGQRTQHAHRNTAHPRQTHQGRPRH, via the exons atgagagaagagagaaaagtctGTC GCTTTCCTGACTATGTGATGAACTTACACCTGCTTCCTGTAGTTCTGTCATTGGCAG TCATCCTATCTGTCACTCTCTCCCAGGATCTGGTCTCAATCCAGTTTAAGTCAGATCCAGTCCTGGTGCAGACTGGCACCGATGCGGTCTTCACGGTGGTCACAGTGTCCCAGGTGTTTTCCATCACATGGGGATACCCAGGTGGGGTGACCCCCCTGGGGCTGTGGGTGGGGGGCAGTGCGGTGCTCAACACTGTGACCCAGTACCAGGGCAGGGTCACCATCACAGCCACCCAGCTCCGTATCAGCAGTGCCCAGCTGGGAGACGCGGGGAACTACACAGTGAAGGTGGACCCCTCGCCCACCACGGGCCTGGCCCAAAACTCAAGGTTCATACAGCTCAGGGTATTCG ATGCAGTGGATGGCGTGTCTATGTTTGTGCCATCAGTGGCTCTGGAGGGGGGCAATGTGTCTGTGCGCTGTACCTGGACCAAGGGGACAGAGACCAGTGTGATGTGGGGTAAAGGGGGCTCTGTTCTCACCTCGAACTCCAGGGTCACTATCAAAGGGGGCGACCTGGTGATCAACCCAGCCAGGAGGGAAGACGCCGGGGTCTACACCTGCACCGTCGCTAACCTTGTCAGTGCTCAGACCGCCTCAAAGACCATCACAGTTTACT ATGGTCCCGACACCCCCGTGCTGAGCAATGATTCTCCGGTAGACTGTTTGGGAGGAGCGGATGCAGTGCTAGGCCAGACAATCCGTCTCACCTGCGTGTCCGACTCCCTGCCCCCCGCCACTTTCTCCTGGCAATACAACAATGAACCCGTGGCGTCTGGACAACCAGACAGTGGCGTGTTCAGCCTCCAGACCTTCTCCACCAACCAGAGTGGCCAATACAAGTGCGTGGCTAGCAACGCCATCACGGGCGCCACGTCGGAGCAGGGAACGGACCTGGCCATCGTAG gCACATGCCTCAGTGCAGGGGCAGTCGCGGGCATAGTGATTGGCTGTGTGGTCGCTCTGATCTTAATCATCATAGCCATCGTACTACTGGTGCGCTGGAGGAGAG TTGACCGAAGACTGAAGGAGGCCACAGGACAAAAGAGAAACCCAGAACTCATGCTTACA cCCCCAGAGCCCCCTCCACCTGGTACCCGGACTTTAGGCAGAGGCCAGCACTCTGTCCCACCCGATGGCcgcgaaaacacacacacaccgccacgcGACACTAACACACTTCAACACAATGGCCATGCCAACAGCAATGGGTTCCCACACAATGCCCAACATCCGAATGCCAATTCATTTCCACAAGATGGCACCACGCaggaccacaacactttcacacacactgctgcaccTCAGAATGCCAACACACTCAACACCCTCCCACAGATGACTCAAAACCACCCGAACAATCCAAACATTCTCATACAAGCGGGTTCTACTCAGGTTGGTGTTAACCTTACCACACTGCCACACGACCAGCAAAATATCAACGCACAGCTACCCACGGTTCACGTCCATCTCAATTCCTATCCAACTAATGGTCAACAACCCAACCAACAGTCACAGCAACAATTTACAAGCCCACAGGACAGTACAATGCAGCGGAGCGCCATCAATGTAGCCAACGGTGCTAGTGCTCTTCAAGTTCAAAATAACAACCCACAAACGTTCACACAGACTGGACAGTCATACACCAATCCCAGGATGCAAATTGGCTCGTCATATCCTGGTGATCCTTCACAGGTTGACCACAGTAACTTAGACACTGGTCCTCAAGTCTCTACTGGTCCTGTTCCTACTGGTTACACACACGGTGGTCAAAGTCATACTCTCCAGCGAAACGCCAACACACAGGCCTGCCAGAGGGACCAGGCTACTGATACCCAGCCTAGACACATCGACCCAGCAGCGGGCAGTTCTGTGCCACGTGATGCCAGTCATGCCACACCAAGTGCCAGCTCACACCACCAACAAATGCCTTGGAACCGTCTGAGGGGCACCCCAGGGTACCCCAACAACTCCCCCAGAAGGGTACAGACTTCCCCCGACAGCAGCTACACCTCTGATAGCACAGAGTCTCCGTCCCAGGCTGGACGATTTCAACCACACACCCGAAGGAGTGGGCCAGGAGCACAGATCCAGAGCCCTACACCCAGGAAGGCTGCACCGACGGCGGGCAGACAGGCCCAGAACCTCCCCCACACTCATGGGACGAACAATCCGCCTGGGGCTCCAAGCCACACACAGTCGCATATCAGTCCCCATGTACACGATACACCAAGGCAGAGAGCCCGGCAGGATGTCAGAGCTCAGTCCCAGATCACAGCTCAGACTGCTTCTCAAAGCCAGACTGGCCCCAGGCAACAAAATGCCTCACACAGCCACCACAACCCCCAGCCGCAACAACAGGGACCAGGCGCTCCACAGGGACTAATAACCAACATGCCCCGAGGCCCCACACTCGACACTCAAACTCTAACAAATCCAAATCACATCCCACAGACACAAACCAGGATTCAGTATGGTAGGGGAAACAAACCTATGATACCGCAGCCCACAcaagaccagagacagacagcaacacaaGGTTGGGGTGCAATATCTCAGCCTGTTACACAGAACCCCAGTAGCCTCACTCAGACGGCCCTGGAGATGCACACACTGACGACCCCTAACCCTTTTCACAACCGTAACCACCAGACACAGGCTGCCCTGCTCAACACCCAAGCCCGAGGCCGTAACCCTGGGCACCAGCGGCCCCCCACGCCCCCTCCCGTGATCCCTCTGGCTCAGTTCCAGACTATTCCCAGAGAACGCACACAGCACCAGTCTCCAAACCGGGGCCCCACTGGCCCTCTCAGGCCCCCAGTCAacgtacacaccacacagagacatcCCAACGCCCACCCGGCCCACAGACATCCCGGCGCTGCCATGCCGGCCAACCTGCACTCAGGAAATGGCCACCACGTGCACGCTgataacacacacaggcacggcCAACGTACTCAACATGCCCACAGGAACACTGCCCACCCACGCCAG ACCCACCAAGGGAGGCCTAGACACTGA
- the LOC111958693 gene encoding trithorax group protein osa isoform X1: MREERKVCRFPDYVMNLHLLPVVLSLAVILSVTLSQDLVSIQFKSDPVLVQTGTDAVFTVVTVSQVFSITWGYPGGVTPLGLWVGGSAVLNTVTQYQGRVTITATQLRISSAQLGDAGNYTVKVDPSPTTGLAQNSRFIQLRVFDAVDGVSMFVPSVALEGGNVSVRCTWTKGTETSVMWGKGGSVLTSNSRVTIKGGDLVINPARREDAGVYTCTVANLVSAQTASKTITVYYGPDTPVLSNDSPVDCLGGADAVLGQTIRLTCVSDSLPPATFSWQYNNEPVASGQPDSGVFSLQTFSTNQSGQYKCVASNAITGATSEQGTDLAIVGTCLSAGAVAGIVIGCVVALILIIIAIVLLVRWRRVDRRLKEATGQKRNPELMLTPPEPPPPGTRTLGRGQHSVPPDGRENTHTPPRDTNTLQHNGHANSNGFPHNAQHPNANSFPQDGTTQDHNTFTHTAAPQNANTLNTLPQMTQNHPNNPNILIQAGSTQVGVNLTTLPHDQQNINAQLPTVHVHLNSYPTNGQQPNQQSQQQFTSPQDSTMQRSAINVANGASALQVQNNNPQTFTQTGQSYTNPRMQIGSSYPGDPSQVDHSNLDTGPQVSTGPVPTGYTHGGQSHTLQRNANTQACQRDQATDTQPRHIDPAAGSSVPRDASHATPSASSHHQQMPWNRLRGTPGYPNNSPRRVQTSPDSSYTSDSTESPSQAGRFQPHTRRSGPGAQIQSPTPRKAAPTAGRQAQNLPHTHGTNNPPGAPSHTQSHISPHVHDTPRQRARQDVRAQSQITAQTASQSQTGPRQQNASHSHHNPQPQQQGPGAPQGLITNMPRGPTLDTQTLTNPNHIPQTQTRIQYGRGNKPMIPQPTQDQRQTATQGWGAISQPVTQNPSSLTQTALEMHTLTTPNPFHNRNHQTQAALLNTQARGRNPGHQRPPTPPPVIPLAQFQTIPRERTQHQSPNRGPTGPLRPPVNVHTTQRHPNAHPAHRHPGAAMPANLHSGNGHHVHADNTHRHGQRTQHAHRNTAHPRQQTHQGRPRH; this comes from the exons atgagagaagagagaaaagtctGTC GCTTTCCTGACTATGTGATGAACTTACACCTGCTTCCTGTAGTTCTGTCATTGGCAG TCATCCTATCTGTCACTCTCTCCCAGGATCTGGTCTCAATCCAGTTTAAGTCAGATCCAGTCCTGGTGCAGACTGGCACCGATGCGGTCTTCACGGTGGTCACAGTGTCCCAGGTGTTTTCCATCACATGGGGATACCCAGGTGGGGTGACCCCCCTGGGGCTGTGGGTGGGGGGCAGTGCGGTGCTCAACACTGTGACCCAGTACCAGGGCAGGGTCACCATCACAGCCACCCAGCTCCGTATCAGCAGTGCCCAGCTGGGAGACGCGGGGAACTACACAGTGAAGGTGGACCCCTCGCCCACCACGGGCCTGGCCCAAAACTCAAGGTTCATACAGCTCAGGGTATTCG ATGCAGTGGATGGCGTGTCTATGTTTGTGCCATCAGTGGCTCTGGAGGGGGGCAATGTGTCTGTGCGCTGTACCTGGACCAAGGGGACAGAGACCAGTGTGATGTGGGGTAAAGGGGGCTCTGTTCTCACCTCGAACTCCAGGGTCACTATCAAAGGGGGCGACCTGGTGATCAACCCAGCCAGGAGGGAAGACGCCGGGGTCTACACCTGCACCGTCGCTAACCTTGTCAGTGCTCAGACCGCCTCAAAGACCATCACAGTTTACT ATGGTCCCGACACCCCCGTGCTGAGCAATGATTCTCCGGTAGACTGTTTGGGAGGAGCGGATGCAGTGCTAGGCCAGACAATCCGTCTCACCTGCGTGTCCGACTCCCTGCCCCCCGCCACTTTCTCCTGGCAATACAACAATGAACCCGTGGCGTCTGGACAACCAGACAGTGGCGTGTTCAGCCTCCAGACCTTCTCCACCAACCAGAGTGGCCAATACAAGTGCGTGGCTAGCAACGCCATCACGGGCGCCACGTCGGAGCAGGGAACGGACCTGGCCATCGTAG gCACATGCCTCAGTGCAGGGGCAGTCGCGGGCATAGTGATTGGCTGTGTGGTCGCTCTGATCTTAATCATCATAGCCATCGTACTACTGGTGCGCTGGAGGAGAG TTGACCGAAGACTGAAGGAGGCCACAGGACAAAAGAGAAACCCAGAACTCATGCTTACA cCCCCAGAGCCCCCTCCACCTGGTACCCGGACTTTAGGCAGAGGCCAGCACTCTGTCCCACCCGATGGCcgcgaaaacacacacacaccgccacgcGACACTAACACACTTCAACACAATGGCCATGCCAACAGCAATGGGTTCCCACACAATGCCCAACATCCGAATGCCAATTCATTTCCACAAGATGGCACCACGCaggaccacaacactttcacacacactgctgcaccTCAGAATGCCAACACACTCAACACCCTCCCACAGATGACTCAAAACCACCCGAACAATCCAAACATTCTCATACAAGCGGGTTCTACTCAGGTTGGTGTTAACCTTACCACACTGCCACACGACCAGCAAAATATCAACGCACAGCTACCCACGGTTCACGTCCATCTCAATTCCTATCCAACTAATGGTCAACAACCCAACCAACAGTCACAGCAACAATTTACAAGCCCACAGGACAGTACAATGCAGCGGAGCGCCATCAATGTAGCCAACGGTGCTAGTGCTCTTCAAGTTCAAAATAACAACCCACAAACGTTCACACAGACTGGACAGTCATACACCAATCCCAGGATGCAAATTGGCTCGTCATATCCTGGTGATCCTTCACAGGTTGACCACAGTAACTTAGACACTGGTCCTCAAGTCTCTACTGGTCCTGTTCCTACTGGTTACACACACGGTGGTCAAAGTCATACTCTCCAGCGAAACGCCAACACACAGGCCTGCCAGAGGGACCAGGCTACTGATACCCAGCCTAGACACATCGACCCAGCAGCGGGCAGTTCTGTGCCACGTGATGCCAGTCATGCCACACCAAGTGCCAGCTCACACCACCAACAAATGCCTTGGAACCGTCTGAGGGGCACCCCAGGGTACCCCAACAACTCCCCCAGAAGGGTACAGACTTCCCCCGACAGCAGCTACACCTCTGATAGCACAGAGTCTCCGTCCCAGGCTGGACGATTTCAACCACACACCCGAAGGAGTGGGCCAGGAGCACAGATCCAGAGCCCTACACCCAGGAAGGCTGCACCGACGGCGGGCAGACAGGCCCAGAACCTCCCCCACACTCATGGGACGAACAATCCGCCTGGGGCTCCAAGCCACACACAGTCGCATATCAGTCCCCATGTACACGATACACCAAGGCAGAGAGCCCGGCAGGATGTCAGAGCTCAGTCCCAGATCACAGCTCAGACTGCTTCTCAAAGCCAGACTGGCCCCAGGCAACAAAATGCCTCACACAGCCACCACAACCCCCAGCCGCAACAACAGGGACCAGGCGCTCCACAGGGACTAATAACCAACATGCCCCGAGGCCCCACACTCGACACTCAAACTCTAACAAATCCAAATCACATCCCACAGACACAAACCAGGATTCAGTATGGTAGGGGAAACAAACCTATGATACCGCAGCCCACAcaagaccagagacagacagcaacacaaGGTTGGGGTGCAATATCTCAGCCTGTTACACAGAACCCCAGTAGCCTCACTCAGACGGCCCTGGAGATGCACACACTGACGACCCCTAACCCTTTTCACAACCGTAACCACCAGACACAGGCTGCCCTGCTCAACACCCAAGCCCGAGGCCGTAACCCTGGGCACCAGCGGCCCCCCACGCCCCCTCCCGTGATCCCTCTGGCTCAGTTCCAGACTATTCCCAGAGAACGCACACAGCACCAGTCTCCAAACCGGGGCCCCACTGGCCCTCTCAGGCCCCCAGTCAacgtacacaccacacagagacatcCCAACGCCCACCCGGCCCACAGACATCCCGGCGCTGCCATGCCGGCCAACCTGCACTCAGGAAATGGCCACCACGTGCACGCTgataacacacacaggcacggcCAACGTACTCAACATGCCCACAGGAACACTGCCCACCCACGCCAG CAGACCCACCAAGGGAGGCCTAGACACTGA